A genomic stretch from Tenrec ecaudatus isolate mTenEca1 chromosome X, mTenEca1.hap1, whole genome shotgun sequence includes:
- the UPF3B gene encoding regulator of nonsense transcripts 3B isoform X1 produces the protein MKEEKEHRPKEKRVTLLTPSGATSSGGAASGEGGKGDDKQDRNKEKKEALSKVVIRRLPPTLTKEQLMEHLQPMPEHDYFEFFSNDTSLYPHMYSRAYINFKNQEDILLFRDRFDGYVFLDNKGQEYPAIVEFAPFQKAAKKKIKKRDTKVGTIDDDPEYRKFLESYAADNEKMTSTPETLLEEIEAKNRELIAKKTTPLLSFLKNKQRMREEKREERRRREIERKRQREEERRKWKEEEKRKRKDIERLKKIDKIPERDKIKEEPKIKVHRFLLQAVNQKNLLKKPEKGDEKELDKREKPKKLDKENLNDERASAPSCTITKRPDMELKDEKPKRAEDEICRDYRERERDYDRERDQERALRERERLKRQEEERRRQKERYEKEKAFKRKDEEMKKEKEAFRDKGKKNESAETLGSSEKTEKKEEVIKRDRIRNKDRPAMQLYQPGARSRNRLCATDDGTKPAEPAVEKKQESGISHRKEGGDE, from the exons atgaaggaggagaaggagcacAGGCCCAAGGAGAAGCGAGTTACCCTGCTGACGCCCTCGGGGGCCACGAGCAGCGGCGGCGCGGCTTCGGGCGAAGGCGGCAAGGGAGACGACAAGCAGGACCGCAACAAGGAGAAGAAAGAGGCGCTGAGCAAG GTGGTTATTCGGAGATTACCTCCCACTTTGACCAAGGAGCAGCTTATGGAACATCTTCAACCTATGCCCGAGCATGATTATTTTGAGTTCTTTTCTAATGACACTAG TCTGTATCCTCATATGTATTCCAGAGCATACATCAACTTTAAAAATCAAGAGGACATCCTTTTGTTCAGGGATCGCTTTGATGGTTATGTATTCCTGGACAATAAAG GTCAAGAATATCCTGCTATAGTAGAATTTGCACCTTTTCAAaaagcagcaaaaaagaagattaAGAAAAGAGACACCAAAGTTGGAACTATCGATGATG ATCCAGAGTATAGGAAGTTTTTGGAAAGTTACGCAGCAGACAACGAGAAGATGACCTCTACTCCAGAGACACTGTTAGAGGAGATAGAAGCAAAAAATAGAGAACTAATCG CTAAAAAGACAACCCCACTTTTGAGCTTCCTGAAAAACAAGCAG AGAATgcgagaagaaaaaagagaagaaagaaggagacgggaaatagaaagaaaaagacaaagagaAGAAGAGCGACGTaagtggaaagaagaggagaaacgaAAGAGGAAAGATATAGAAAGGCTAAAGAAGATAGACAAAATTCCAGAAAGGGACAAAATAAAGGAAGAACCAAAGATTAAG GTACACAGGTTTCTGTTacaagctgtgaatcagaaaaat CTGCTCAAGAAGCCAGAAAAGGGGGACGAAAAAGAATTGGACAAAAGAGAAAAGCCCAAGAAATTAGACAAAGAAAACCTGAATGATGAAAGAGCCAGTGCACCGAGTTGTACCATCACCAAGCGTCCCGATATGGAGCTGAAAGATGAAAAGCCCAAGAG GGCTGAAGATGAAATTTGCAGAGACTACAGAGAGCGGGAGAGGGATTATGACCGAGAACGAGATCAAGAGCGGGCTCTCCGGGAGCGAGAAAGGCTGAAGAGGCAGGAAGAAGAACGCCGTAGGCAGAAGGAGCGCTATGAGAAGGAGAAGGCTTTTAAAAGAAAGGATGAAGAAatgaagaaggagaaggaagcatttcgtgataaaggaaaaaagaatgaaagTGCAGAGACATTAGGCAGCTCCGAAAAAActgagaaaaaagaggaagtgatTAAAAGAGACCGAATAAGAAACAAG GACCGCCCAGCCATGCAGCTGTACCAACCCGGCGCCCGGAGCCGAAATCGCCTCTGCGCCACTGATGATGGCACCAAACCTGCTGAGCCAGCAGTAGAAAAAAAGCAGGAAAGTGGTATTAGCCATAGAAAAGAAGGGGGAGACGAGTGA
- the UPF3B gene encoding regulator of nonsense transcripts 3B isoform X2: MKEEKEHRPKEKRVTLLTPSGATSSGGAASGEGGKGDDKQDRNKEKKEALSKVVIRRLPPTLTKEQLMEHLQPMPEHDYFEFFSNDTSLYPHMYSRAYINFKNQEDILLFRDRFDGYVFLDNKGQEYPAIVEFAPFQKAAKKKIKKRDTKVGTIDDDPEYRKFLESYAADNEKMTSTPETLLEEIEAKNRELIAKKTTPLLSFLKNKQRMREEKREERRRREIERKRQREEERRKWKEEEKRKRKDIERLKKIDKIPERDKIKEEPKIKLLKKPEKGDEKELDKREKPKKLDKENLNDERASAPSCTITKRPDMELKDEKPKRAEDEICRDYRERERDYDRERDQERALRERERLKRQEEERRRQKERYEKEKAFKRKDEEMKKEKEAFRDKGKKNESAETLGSSEKTEKKEEVIKRDRIRNKDRPAMQLYQPGARSRNRLCATDDGTKPAEPAVEKKQESGISHRKEGGDE, encoded by the exons atgaaggaggagaaggagcacAGGCCCAAGGAGAAGCGAGTTACCCTGCTGACGCCCTCGGGGGCCACGAGCAGCGGCGGCGCGGCTTCGGGCGAAGGCGGCAAGGGAGACGACAAGCAGGACCGCAACAAGGAGAAGAAAGAGGCGCTGAGCAAG GTGGTTATTCGGAGATTACCTCCCACTTTGACCAAGGAGCAGCTTATGGAACATCTTCAACCTATGCCCGAGCATGATTATTTTGAGTTCTTTTCTAATGACACTAG TCTGTATCCTCATATGTATTCCAGAGCATACATCAACTTTAAAAATCAAGAGGACATCCTTTTGTTCAGGGATCGCTTTGATGGTTATGTATTCCTGGACAATAAAG GTCAAGAATATCCTGCTATAGTAGAATTTGCACCTTTTCAAaaagcagcaaaaaagaagattaAGAAAAGAGACACCAAAGTTGGAACTATCGATGATG ATCCAGAGTATAGGAAGTTTTTGGAAAGTTACGCAGCAGACAACGAGAAGATGACCTCTACTCCAGAGACACTGTTAGAGGAGATAGAAGCAAAAAATAGAGAACTAATCG CTAAAAAGACAACCCCACTTTTGAGCTTCCTGAAAAACAAGCAG AGAATgcgagaagaaaaaagagaagaaagaaggagacgggaaatagaaagaaaaagacaaagagaAGAAGAGCGACGTaagtggaaagaagaggagaaacgaAAGAGGAAAGATATAGAAAGGCTAAAGAAGATAGACAAAATTCCAGAAAGGGACAAAATAAAGGAAGAACCAAAGATTAAG CTGCTCAAGAAGCCAGAAAAGGGGGACGAAAAAGAATTGGACAAAAGAGAAAAGCCCAAGAAATTAGACAAAGAAAACCTGAATGATGAAAGAGCCAGTGCACCGAGTTGTACCATCACCAAGCGTCCCGATATGGAGCTGAAAGATGAAAAGCCCAAGAG GGCTGAAGATGAAATTTGCAGAGACTACAGAGAGCGGGAGAGGGATTATGACCGAGAACGAGATCAAGAGCGGGCTCTCCGGGAGCGAGAAAGGCTGAAGAGGCAGGAAGAAGAACGCCGTAGGCAGAAGGAGCGCTATGAGAAGGAGAAGGCTTTTAAAAGAAAGGATGAAGAAatgaagaaggagaaggaagcatttcgtgataaaggaaaaaagaatgaaagTGCAGAGACATTAGGCAGCTCCGAAAAAActgagaaaaaagaggaagtgatTAAAAGAGACCGAATAAGAAACAAG GACCGCCCAGCCATGCAGCTGTACCAACCCGGCGCCCGGAGCCGAAATCGCCTCTGCGCCACTGATGATGGCACCAAACCTGCTGAGCCAGCAGTAGAAAAAAAGCAGGAAAGTGGTATTAGCCATAGAAAAGAAGGGGGAGACGAGTGA
- the UPF3B gene encoding regulator of nonsense transcripts 3B isoform X3 has translation MEHLQPMPEHDYFEFFSNDTSLYPHMYSRAYINFKNQEDILLFRDRFDGYVFLDNKGQEYPAIVEFAPFQKAAKKKIKKRDTKVGTIDDDPEYRKFLESYAADNEKMTSTPETLLEEIEAKNRELIAKKTTPLLSFLKNKQRMREEKREERRRREIERKRQREEERRKWKEEEKRKRKDIERLKKIDKIPERDKIKEEPKIKVHRFLLQAVNQKNLLKKPEKGDEKELDKREKPKKLDKENLNDERASAPSCTITKRPDMELKDEKPKRAEDEICRDYRERERDYDRERDQERALRERERLKRQEEERRRQKERYEKEKAFKRKDEEMKKEKEAFRDKGKKNESAETLGSSEKTEKKEEVIKRDRIRNKDRPAMQLYQPGARSRNRLCATDDGTKPAEPAVEKKQESGISHRKEGGDE, from the exons ATGGAACATCTTCAACCTATGCCCGAGCATGATTATTTTGAGTTCTTTTCTAATGACACTAG TCTGTATCCTCATATGTATTCCAGAGCATACATCAACTTTAAAAATCAAGAGGACATCCTTTTGTTCAGGGATCGCTTTGATGGTTATGTATTCCTGGACAATAAAG GTCAAGAATATCCTGCTATAGTAGAATTTGCACCTTTTCAAaaagcagcaaaaaagaagattaAGAAAAGAGACACCAAAGTTGGAACTATCGATGATG ATCCAGAGTATAGGAAGTTTTTGGAAAGTTACGCAGCAGACAACGAGAAGATGACCTCTACTCCAGAGACACTGTTAGAGGAGATAGAAGCAAAAAATAGAGAACTAATCG CTAAAAAGACAACCCCACTTTTGAGCTTCCTGAAAAACAAGCAG AGAATgcgagaagaaaaaagagaagaaagaaggagacgggaaatagaaagaaaaagacaaagagaAGAAGAGCGACGTaagtggaaagaagaggagaaacgaAAGAGGAAAGATATAGAAAGGCTAAAGAAGATAGACAAAATTCCAGAAAGGGACAAAATAAAGGAAGAACCAAAGATTAAG GTACACAGGTTTCTGTTacaagctgtgaatcagaaaaat CTGCTCAAGAAGCCAGAAAAGGGGGACGAAAAAGAATTGGACAAAAGAGAAAAGCCCAAGAAATTAGACAAAGAAAACCTGAATGATGAAAGAGCCAGTGCACCGAGTTGTACCATCACCAAGCGTCCCGATATGGAGCTGAAAGATGAAAAGCCCAAGAG GGCTGAAGATGAAATTTGCAGAGACTACAGAGAGCGGGAGAGGGATTATGACCGAGAACGAGATCAAGAGCGGGCTCTCCGGGAGCGAGAAAGGCTGAAGAGGCAGGAAGAAGAACGCCGTAGGCAGAAGGAGCGCTATGAGAAGGAGAAGGCTTTTAAAAGAAAGGATGAAGAAatgaagaaggagaaggaagcatttcgtgataaaggaaaaaagaatgaaagTGCAGAGACATTAGGCAGCTCCGAAAAAActgagaaaaaagaggaagtgatTAAAAGAGACCGAATAAGAAACAAG GACCGCCCAGCCATGCAGCTGTACCAACCCGGCGCCCGGAGCCGAAATCGCCTCTGCGCCACTGATGATGGCACCAAACCTGCTGAGCCAGCAGTAGAAAAAAAGCAGGAAAGTGGTATTAGCCATAGAAAAGAAGGGGGAGACGAGTGA